In Paenibacillus sp. FSL M7-0420, a single genomic region encodes these proteins:
- a CDS encoding ABC transporter substrate-binding protein, with product MKNTITKLSVMLLAATTVLTACGGNNNNKASGGNAAATEAPAGNAAATDSAKKDVSFTIGYASGDPATKKAIADTVKKFMEANPNVTIKDLSETSSAAYLDWLKTKDAVGEFPDLVEMRDTQVFADAGKIVELPADLLDLFESPPQVDGKVWNAPMQVNAPQGIIYSKKAYADAGITELPKTYDEFIAIQEKLKTTGISPLVVGGKDIFHMGFWVNKFLIDDVYSKDPDWNAKRTAKTVSFADPAVVQAMTDFKELFKNYVDKGWLSTADNQTASILVSGKAAQLYSGTWMFTQIAEADPGFEFGFYAIPDREGKVNVIGLPSPAGWSLSADAAKDADKTAAIKDFIRFFFEPEQYSVYLASINAIPSTKEKVTYETSEQMQVALDLIADTNVTKSLAINNWWGDNLIPPQFRNWYYKLLQDMVVNDADVTEYMKKADTEYDNQVKANSL from the coding sequence ATGAAGAACACCATTACGAAATTATCCGTCATGCTGCTCGCAGCAACCACTGTACTCACCGCATGCGGCGGAAATAACAATAACAAGGCCAGCGGCGGCAATGCAGCCGCGACTGAAGCTCCGGCAGGGAATGCTGCAGCTACTGATTCTGCGAAGAAGGACGTCAGCTTCACCATCGGTTATGCGTCAGGTGACCCGGCGACCAAGAAAGCCATAGCCGATACCGTTAAGAAATTCATGGAAGCGAATCCTAACGTCACCATCAAAGACTTAAGTGAAACCTCATCGGCGGCTTATCTGGACTGGCTGAAGACGAAGGATGCGGTTGGAGAATTCCCGGATCTGGTGGAAATGCGTGACACCCAGGTATTCGCAGATGCCGGCAAAATTGTAGAGCTTCCAGCCGATCTGCTGGATCTGTTCGAATCGCCGCCGCAGGTGGACGGCAAAGTATGGAACGCTCCCATGCAGGTCAACGCACCACAAGGGATCATTTACAGCAAAAAAGCCTACGCGGACGCCGGGATCACCGAGCTTCCCAAGACCTATGACGAGTTCATTGCCATCCAGGAAAAATTGAAAACAACAGGTATCTCCCCGCTGGTAGTAGGCGGTAAGGATATCTTCCATATGGGCTTCTGGGTCAATAAATTCCTGATTGACGATGTCTACAGCAAAGACCCGGACTGGAACGCCAAGCGTACGGCTAAGACCGTCAGCTTCGCAGATCCTGCTGTAGTTCAGGCCATGACTGATTTCAAAGAGCTGTTCAAGAACTATGTGGACAAAGGCTGGCTGAGCACCGCAGATAATCAGACCGCTTCGATTCTGGTATCCGGCAAAGCCGCACAGCTGTATTCCGGCACCTGGATGTTTACCCAGATTGCTGAAGCTGATCCAGGCTTCGAATTCGGCTTCTACGCGATCCCGGACCGCGAAGGTAAAGTAAATGTCATCGGTCTGCCGTCACCGGCCGGCTGGTCGTTATCCGCGGATGCCGCTAAGGATGCCGATAAGACGGCAGCGATCAAAGACTTCATCCGCTTCTTCTTTGAACCGGAACAGTACTCGGTCTATCTGGCTTCGATCAATGCCATTCCTTCCACCAAAGAGAAAGTAACCTATGAGACCAGCGAGCAAATGCAGGTTGCACTTGATCTCATTGCCGACACGAACGTAACCAAATCTCTGGCCATCAACAACTGGTGGGGCGATAACCTGATTCCTCCGCAATTCCGCAACTGGTACTATAAGCTGCTCCAGGATATGGTAGTGAACGATGCGGACGTCACGGAATATATGAAGAAGGCCGATACCGAATATGACAATCAGGTCAAAGCCAATTCACTGTAA